One window of the SAR324 cluster bacterium genome contains the following:
- a CDS encoding HAMP domain-containing protein, which produces MKFSINLKINGLNIFLLGLILLNVFAAYSNFKEIGRESQQISRLVERNNQVLANPNLDFLEMQETMVQSNQEFTKIAETIYHLENRAVRLQFLILIFNVLVGIALSIILSRQITNPLKHTILQLNHIAKGNLTQPSLHITTSDEVGEIAEALNSMKKDLTRTFSNVLKTGLEVEKVAHAMTQSANRTSSSVKTIVTGADNQAKTVKEASSSMDAMNTTIRHVTNSTHEALSSARAVSKQARDGEIAVTHTVEAMKQIEESSGKIEAIVAVITDITNQTNLLSLNAAIEAAKAGEMGKGFAVVADEIRHLAERSAGATQEIFDLITESTERVNNGTELVENTGRALKDILNSVQKASGLIDTIADSISKHREEIIHVEDTLKILDNISQNTVTSAGRLSHTTQELDHTTNYLENVATRLHSIIEQFKLPHDE; this is translated from the coding sequence ATGAAGTTCAGCATTAATCTGAAAATCAACGGATTGAATATTTTTTTACTTGGATTGATCCTGCTCAATGTATTTGCGGCATACTCCAACTTTAAGGAAATTGGCAGGGAATCACAACAGATCAGTCGTCTTGTTGAGCGTAACAATCAGGTTCTGGCCAATCCAAACCTTGATTTTCTGGAAATGCAGGAAACGATGGTTCAATCCAATCAGGAATTCACCAAAATTGCTGAAACCATCTATCATCTGGAAAATCGTGCGGTGCGTTTGCAGTTTCTCATACTGATCTTCAATGTGCTGGTTGGCATCGCACTCAGTATTATTCTGTCCCGGCAAATAACCAATCCCCTGAAACATACCATTCTGCAATTAAACCATATTGCCAAGGGAAACCTCACACAGCCCAGTCTGCATATCACAACCAGCGATGAAGTCGGAGAAATCGCGGAAGCCCTGAATTCCATGAAAAAAGATCTCACACGCACCTTCAGCAATGTGCTGAAAACCGGGCTTGAGGTTGAAAAAGTGGCTCATGCCATGACCCAATCCGCTAACAGAACCAGTAGCAGTGTCAAAACCATCGTGACCGGTGCGGACAATCAGGCCAAAACTGTGAAGGAAGCATCGTCATCCATGGATGCCATGAATACCACCATCCGGCATGTGACGAACAGCACTCATGAAGCCTTGTCTTCAGCCAGGGCTGTCAGCAAGCAGGCTCGAGATGGAGAAATTGCGGTAACACATACTGTGGAGGCCATGAAGCAGATCGAGGAGAGCTCCGGGAAAATTGAAGCGATTGTCGCTGTTATTACCGATATCACCAATCAAACCAATCTGCTGTCCCTGAATGCCGCCATCGAAGCCGCCAAAGCGGGCGAAATGGGAAAAGGATTTGCCGTTGTCGCTGATGAAATTCGTCACCTTGCCGAACGATCCGCAGGGGCCACCCAGGAAATTTTTGATCTGATCACTGAAAGTACGGAACGGGTCAATAATGGAACAGAACTGGTGGAAAATACAGGACGCGCGCTAAAAGATATTTTGAACAGTGTTCAGAAAGCCAGCGGATTGATTGACACCATCGCGGATTCAATTTCCAAACACCGGGAAGAAATTATTCATGTGGAAGACACACTCAAAATTCTGGACAATATCAGCCAGAATACGGTCACCAGCGCGGGGCGCTTGTCCCACACCACACAGGAACTGGACCACACGACCAATTATCTGGAAAATGTGGCGACACGGTTGCATTCTATCATTGAACAGTTCAAATTGCCTCACGATGAATGA
- a CDS encoding acyl--CoA ligase, with protein sequence MLTLGQCFEKTVRQYPHQGLSFPDFFISWQNLNDSALQLSQGLMRSGISSGSIVAICLPNGLELALLHLAVIHSGAIALPLNPRFTARELNYILQDSEATMLFTDGFFQQSHAEPLKKLPSLKKWIDLQAHPAEYANLFLSGESAPTPAENADQIAYICYTSGTTGQPKGACLTHGNIVSNLQSLFQNWEITPNDNLLLSLPMFHVHGLMLGLLGCFIRGHSAHIMTAFDVDVVLDLIIRQRITLFMGVPTMYARFAQSSRLEELRHSAMRLFTSGSAALSQALFDQFHARTGYRIVERYGLTETMINTTNPYQGEQRPGTVGLPLEGIQLRLMDATGKECATGQIGEIEIKGPNVFLGYYRREDATKACFHEGWFRTGDSGCYDASGYLRIVGRIKELIISGGFNIYPGEIEHVIESLEGISECAVVGIPNEEWGEVVCAVMVKKGSVPVDDTLVKSFCQKNLAAYKIPKKYLFTDSLPRNAMGKIQKHLISQALNSGQH encoded by the coding sequence ATGCTCACACTGGGACAATGTTTTGAGAAAACCGTCCGACAATATCCCCATCAGGGACTGAGTTTTCCCGATTTTTTTATTTCCTGGCAGAATTTGAATGATTCAGCCCTGCAATTGTCACAAGGGTTGATGCGATCAGGTATTTCGTCAGGTTCTATTGTCGCGATTTGCCTTCCAAACGGTCTGGAACTGGCGCTTCTCCACCTGGCTGTCATTCATTCCGGTGCAATAGCGCTCCCGTTGAACCCCAGATTCACAGCACGAGAACTAAACTACATTCTGCAGGATTCCGAAGCGACCATGCTGTTCACTGACGGATTTTTTCAGCAGTCCCATGCGGAACCTCTGAAGAAACTGCCATCTCTGAAAAAATGGATCGATCTCCAAGCCCATCCAGCGGAATACGCTAATCTGTTTTTGTCAGGGGAATCTGCACCAACCCCGGCAGAAAACGCCGATCAAATCGCCTATATCTGCTACACGTCCGGCACGACAGGTCAACCTAAAGGGGCATGCCTCACCCATGGCAATATTGTTTCCAATCTACAGAGCCTGTTCCAAAATTGGGAAATCACCCCCAACGACAACTTGCTACTCAGTTTACCCATGTTTCATGTTCATGGATTGATGCTGGGGTTGCTTGGATGTTTCATTCGGGGACACTCCGCTCATATCATGACAGCCTTTGACGTCGATGTGGTATTGGATCTTATCATCAGACAACGGATCACCCTGTTCATGGGGGTTCCCACCATGTATGCCCGTTTTGCCCAATCATCCCGCCTGGAGGAATTGAGACATTCTGCCATGCGCTTATTCACTTCAGGTTCAGCCGCGTTGAGTCAGGCCTTGTTTGACCAGTTCCATGCACGAACAGGATATCGGATTGTTGAACGTTATGGCCTGACAGAAACGATGATCAACACCACAAATCCTTATCAGGGGGAACAGAGACCGGGAACGGTGGGGTTGCCACTGGAGGGAATTCAACTGCGTCTGATGGATGCCACTGGAAAAGAATGCGCTACTGGCCAAATAGGAGAAATTGAGATCAAAGGTCCCAATGTGTTTTTAGGATATTATCGCCGTGAAGACGCAACGAAAGCCTGTTTTCATGAGGGCTGGTTCCGCACGGGTGATTCCGGTTGTTACGATGCGTCCGGATACTTGCGGATTGTTGGCAGGATCAAGGAATTGATCATCTCCGGAGGATTCAATATTTATCCGGGTGAGATCGAACACGTCATCGAATCTCTCGAAGGTATCAGTGAATGCGCCGTTGTCGGGATTCCGAATGAGGAGTGGGGCGAAGTGGTGTGTGCGGTGATGGTCAAAAAAGGCAGTGTTCCTGTGGATGACACTCTGGTGAAATCATTTTGCCAAAAAAATTTGGCGGCATATAAAATTCCGAAAAAATACTTATTCACCGACAGCCTGCCCCGAAACGCGATGGGGAAAATTCAGAAACACCTCATTTCGCAGGCTCTCAATTCTGGACAACATTAA
- a CDS encoding ATP-binding cassette domain-containing protein: MISTNNISLSFAGKKLFDEVNIKFTPGNCYGLIGANGAGKSTFLKILSGKIESNSGTVSITPGNRLSVLEQDHFAYDEYQVFKTVLMGNKKLVEIMEEKEAIYLKPDFSEEDGLRAADLETAFAEMNGWEAESEAEKLLADLGIKQEDFTKYMKDMKEDDKLKILLAQALFGQPDILLLDEPTNHQDIKTINWLENFLLDFKNTVIVVSHDRHFLNKVCTHMADIDFGKITVYTGNYDFWRTSSELAQTLRSDAKKKNEDKAKELKSFIQRFSANASKARQATSRQKQLEKLDLKDLPVSTRKYPFVHFEPKRELGKNILTVEGLSKTIDGVKLLDNISFSLYKDDKVVFLGNNDIAKTTLFQILMGEQQADSGSYVWGPSTTQGYFPSDNSAYFDAGQYDLINWLRQYSEDQDESFIRGFLGKMLFSRDESLKKTNVLSGGEKVRCMLAKMMVSGANTLILDGPTNHLDLESITAVNEGLRRFKGALLFTSHDHEFIQTVANRIINIDVTITVDQYSTYDEFLESKNIK, translated from the coding sequence ATGATCAGTACAAATAATATTAGTTTAAGCTTTGCGGGTAAAAAACTTTTTGATGAAGTTAATATTAAATTCACACCGGGAAATTGTTACGGACTGATTGGCGCGAATGGTGCCGGGAAATCAACTTTTCTCAAAATTCTTTCAGGAAAAATTGAAAGTAATTCTGGAACCGTCAGTATCACCCCGGGGAACCGATTATCCGTTCTGGAGCAAGATCATTTTGCCTATGATGAATATCAGGTGTTCAAAACAGTACTCATGGGAAATAAAAAACTGGTGGAAATCATGGAGGAAAAAGAGGCTATTTATCTGAAACCTGATTTTTCTGAGGAAGATGGTTTAAGAGCCGCGGATCTGGAAACCGCTTTTGCGGAAATGAATGGCTGGGAAGCAGAATCCGAAGCCGAAAAATTATTGGCGGATTTAGGGATAAAACAGGAAGATTTTACCAAATATATGAAAGACATGAAGGAAGATGATAAATTAAAGATTCTTCTGGCCCAGGCTCTTTTCGGGCAACCTGATATTCTGTTACTGGATGAGCCCACCAACCATCAGGATATCAAGACAATCAACTGGCTTGAGAACTTTTTGCTGGATTTCAAAAACACTGTCATCGTGGTGTCCCATGATCGCCATTTTTTGAACAAAGTTTGCACGCATATGGCAGATATCGACTTTGGCAAGATCACTGTTTATACGGGAAATTATGATTTCTGGAGAACATCGTCTGAATTAGCCCAGACACTTCGTTCTGACGCAAAGAAAAAAAATGAAGACAAGGCCAAAGAGTTGAAAAGCTTCATTCAGCGATTCAGCGCAAACGCGTCCAAAGCACGACAAGCGACATCCAGACAAAAACAGTTGGAAAAACTGGATTTGAAGGATTTACCTGTTTCCACACGAAAATATCCCTTTGTGCATTTTGAACCCAAACGGGAATTGGGAAAAAATATTTTAACGGTTGAGGGCTTGAGCAAAACGATCGACGGTGTAAAACTTCTCGATAATATAAGTTTTTCCCTATACAAAGATGACAAGGTGGTTTTTTTGGGAAATAACGATATTGCCAAGACGACTCTGTTTCAGATATTAATGGGAGAACAACAAGCTGATTCTGGAAGTTATGTGTGGGGACCCAGCACGACTCAAGGCTATTTCCCCAGTGATAACTCGGCCTATTTTGATGCCGGGCAATATGATTTGATCAACTGGTTAAGGCAATATTCCGAGGATCAGGATGAATCCTTCATACGTGGATTTTTGGGGAAAATGCTCTTTTCCCGGGATGAATCCCTTAAAAAGACCAATGTTCTTTCGGGGGGCGAAAAAGTACGTTGTATGCTGGCGAAAATGATGGTTTCCGGGGCAAATACTTTAATTCTGGATGGACCCACAAATCATCTGGATCTGGAAAGCATTACTGCCGTCAATGAAGGCTTACGGCGTTTTAAAGGCGCGTTGTTGTTCACTTCACATGATCACGAATTCATTCAAACCGTGGCAAACCGAATTATTAATATTGATGTCACAATCACAGTCGATCAGTACAGCACCTATGATGAGTTCCTTGAATCTAAAAATATAAAATAA
- a CDS encoding mechanosensitive ion channel family protein, whose amino-acid sequence MILEFGILKFILLCLLLWAGLRAVHRLLQWMVSGKTQYAWLEQGFPVMAAIFWGILLIWSSHAIFDLPRLYSEILLGVLLFLAIGSGWPIIRDLGMGLFIRMEGSFKVQEHITAGRYQGLIRKLGYTALWLETDTGTLVKIPYGTLSRQWLQKSPPLQSGTLRFSLEIAKRGSLEQLIGEIRQYILNVPWTMINKAPQIQTVRESENSYGIEILCYLLDPRYAPVLENELHQKWGIH is encoded by the coding sequence ATGATTCTTGAGTTTGGAATATTGAAGTTTATACTGCTGTGTCTCTTGCTGTGGGCCGGTTTGCGTGCCGTTCATCGCTTACTGCAATGGATGGTTTCCGGCAAAACTCAGTACGCATGGCTGGAGCAGGGATTTCCTGTCATGGCCGCAATTTTCTGGGGAATCCTGCTGATCTGGAGCAGTCACGCGATTTTTGATTTACCCCGTTTATATTCAGAAATTCTGCTGGGCGTTTTGTTGTTCCTTGCCATTGGCTCCGGGTGGCCCATCATCCGGGATCTGGGCATGGGATTGTTTATCCGGATGGAAGGCTCGTTCAAGGTTCAGGAGCATATTACCGCAGGTCGCTATCAGGGACTTATCAGAAAACTGGGTTACACGGCCCTCTGGCTGGAAACCGATACCGGGACACTGGTTAAAATTCCCTATGGAACACTATCCCGTCAATGGCTACAAAAATCACCGCCCCTTCAGTCTGGTACTTTAAGGTTTTCTCTGGAAATTGCCAAACGGGGTTCCCTGGAACAACTGATCGGCGAAATCCGGCAATATATTTTGAATGTTCCCTGGACGATGATCAATAAGGCGCCCCAGATTCAAACAGTGAGGGAATCAGAAAACAGTTACGGGATCGAGATTCTGTGTTATCTGCTTGATCCCCGATATGCGCCTGTTCTGGAAAATGAACTTCATCAAAAATGGGGAATCCACTGA
- a CDS encoding DUF1819 family protein translates to MNHDRYSLSFTSGTLFHQNSVQLVELFFVSRDWVRVREEVILRNLLQSRTQNALKRICREIMIMA, encoded by the coding sequence ATGAATCACGACCGATACAGCCTCTCATTCACATCAGGGACACTTTTTCATCAGAATTCGGTGCAATTGGTGGAACTTTTTTTTGTTTCGAGAGACTGGGTGCGTGTCCGGGAGGAGGTTATCCTTCGTAATTTGTTGCAGTCCCGAACCCAAAACGCGCTGAAACGAATCTGCCGCGAAATCATGATTATGGCATAG
- a CDS encoding ankyrin repeat domain-containing protein, which yields MSQEDYYVEAAQKGNLEVVRELVEKMTHAAALEGHYELVKLLVNHRTDIDQVLLKAASRGHLKIVKLCLKQGAIPDPWDDNKWTPLMWAAYRGHDDLVELLLEAGANPNVSDDAQRSPLSLANQRQHKKITKLLKKAGAK from the coding sequence ATGTCACAAGAAGATTATTACGTGGAAGCCGCCCAGAAAGGGAATCTGGAGGTCGTCCGGGAACTGGTTGAAAAAATGACCCATGCCGCCGCCCTGGAAGGGCATTATGAACTGGTCAAACTGCTGGTCAACCATCGAACTGATATTGATCAGGTCCTGTTGAAAGCCGCAAGTCGGGGGCATTTGAAAATTGTGAAGCTTTGCCTCAAACAGGGGGCCATTCCTGATCCCTGGGATGACAACAAATGGACTCCCCTGATGTGGGCCGCCTATCGGGGCCATGATGACCTGGTGGAACTTTTACTGGAAGCCGGAGCAAATCCTAATGTTTCTGATGACGCACAGCGGTCGCCCCTCAGTCTGGCGAATCAGCGACAGCACAAAAAAATCACCAAACTCCTGAAAAAAGCTGGCGCAAAATAA
- a CDS encoding amino acid permease, translated as MSSKKFGTFGGVFTPSILTILGVIMYMRLPWITGNAGIYMTVGIIVIAHVISVTTGLSISTIATDKKVEGGGSYFMISRSLGLPIGGTLGLALFVGLSFSVSLYLIGFSESFLGFWGWEQTINNIRIAGTVSLLAVTTLTFISTSLAVKSQYFIMVTIALSLLSVFLGTPPQIPESPHLMPMDNAPGMMILFGIFFPAVTGFEAGVSMSGDLEDPKKSIPLGTIIAIALGLVIYMGIAIFLGFRIMPEALVNNPKILLEASLYPPLVIAGIWSATVSSAIGSILGAPRILQATSIDKITPAIFGKGHGKDNEPRNALMLTFLIAEAGILIGELDVIARIVSIFFLTTYGFLNLTCAIESWASPDFRPSFRTPRILSIIGALSCAIIMLELDLVAMVGGTVILTGVFSYLKRKEMTSVGDIWAGVWGALVRQGLFKLSKSDSQSQNWRPNLLLFSGGSQARPYLMEFGKWTIGQMGMLSDFDLVENPTAKILFPRSKQIVVSEDESIPGVFIRKQECKDIYQGIENIAQTYGFSGIDPNSILMGWGGETRNPEKFGHMIQTLTQLDYNLLFLEYNSERGFGERKQIDVWWRGAGNNGNLSLMLVKFLLLSPEWRDTTVRFLIMTETSAMVDTIYKNMKKLLDDARLDATINIINNAIEQKPFPQILSEQSGSADLTILGMPLMNETNAGQMIKSTNNLLSSLGPTLLIHASSFFNEVATGIEWHQTSGVTGQEQALALSLSQFTEHEKIELPPDPQLSQYINRLIAQIEEALKQYMEFYVLPLRKKNQELINALTEVGYAGLNRFSKQIGKGDDLRNKKIVSKIQGDILFQLLRNVSEFEDEALKHQMEFWDNGLTWWTGTIGKLIQDYPESLQVLYPEENFEPQRHDDFRLKTLKWVTRQKIRWRHVPPQANLSLKGLIHYYFQQKRGSTLWPGLQAVGLQHYKLVRELQNLCHTIRDTLGHLEKQGTGNALNGELITRHETRLEKHQEALQQINDSMFEHYQTQLLQSCGNAIQSLIQEAWIPGSSGRLKQMKKRTHEENLIAGIDDYPATWKHNQTLLLEVLKMDLFLVSFQRRMTIIIQKFEQDLLLSIENQLIDKIDVFVEDLSRKTLNPVAETSGVNVAHYDGKISIDTHELVENMINELRPALETLPESMDTISNVSLQSFQEGQFSKMEVLTIYLRELVEYFIYSDLIEPLEAYLEHAVPLLENANQNIHDTRRLILFNRGSRELQSDADSDKTLELWLEQEKTRILREKEQITLIQHELDELFEKQLKLTSDKLNPFLIIQSSRDLKRYIRQQEGKRMLSNVGEKREKLYEAFESTLVRLIYHKNESLLKAQRWQQMNHIHGELHTVRNILDTMMPGHDVLNALPFHYKQLFLGEHIPNKNFWVGRKAELRQAEKAIQRFRGGTGGVVMISGNRYSGKTGLTHMILEQYCKRVPVYQIIPPSGGSCNVSEFWNRISLATQSQGYEMMEHLPPNCVLVFHDIELWWERSPEGMAVLREISMIMEKWGNRYLILMNINQHALSFISKFWNIRDYLLELIECTPFNAEELKDLIMLRHRASGIKFQLKGTSEESLSPLKIARLFSRHFDYAHGNVGDSLRSWLTHTESVQESTLNIMDPHPRNAEILSNLTTDRQILLLQWILHKALTTERLCRIMRWNDAKIQHEIHSMKRAGLIVEPEHGVWTLNPFITSWLTHCFRDKEML; from the coding sequence ATGTCCTCAAAAAAATTTGGTACCTTCGGAGGCGTGTTCACTCCTTCGATCCTGACAATTCTCGGTGTGATCATGTACATGCGCCTGCCCTGGATCACAGGCAATGCCGGGATTTATATGACTGTCGGAATCATTGTGATCGCGCATGTGATTTCAGTGACGACAGGTTTGAGCATTTCAACGATCGCTACGGATAAAAAAGTAGAAGGTGGCGGTTCCTATTTCATGATTTCCAGAAGTTTGGGTCTCCCGATTGGCGGAACACTGGGACTGGCGTTGTTCGTGGGACTGTCTTTCAGCGTGAGTCTGTATCTGATTGGTTTTTCCGAAAGTTTTCTGGGATTCTGGGGCTGGGAGCAAACCATCAATAACATTCGAATCGCGGGAACTGTCTCGTTGCTGGCGGTCACCACCCTGACGTTTATCAGCACCTCCCTAGCGGTAAAAAGCCAGTATTTCATTATGGTGACCATCGCCCTGTCACTGTTGTCCGTATTTTTGGGAACCCCGCCCCAAATTCCGGAGTCACCGCATTTGATGCCCATGGACAATGCGCCGGGCATGATGATTTTATTTGGTATCTTTTTCCCGGCAGTGACAGGTTTTGAAGCGGGTGTTTCCATGTCAGGCGACCTCGAAGATCCCAAGAAATCCATCCCGCTGGGCACAATCATCGCCATTGCGCTGGGATTGGTGATTTATATGGGAATTGCCATTTTTCTGGGGTTCAGAATCATGCCTGAGGCCCTGGTCAATAATCCGAAAATCCTATTGGAAGCTTCGCTGTATCCTCCGCTGGTTATTGCCGGAATCTGGTCAGCCACCGTGTCTTCCGCGATTGGAAGTATCCTTGGCGCCCCCCGTATTTTGCAGGCGACATCCATTGATAAAATCACTCCCGCGATATTTGGCAAGGGACATGGAAAAGACAATGAACCCCGCAACGCGCTGATGCTGACATTCCTGATTGCTGAAGCAGGAATTCTCATTGGAGAACTGGATGTCATTGCCCGGATTGTTTCAATTTTTTTTCTCACCACCTATGGTTTTCTCAATCTGACCTGCGCCATTGAAAGCTGGGCCAGTCCTGATTTCAGACCATCGTTCCGAACCCCCAGAATTCTGAGTATCATCGGCGCGCTTTCATGTGCGATCATCATGCTGGAACTGGATCTGGTCGCAATGGTTGGGGGGACTGTGATCCTGACCGGAGTTTTTTCCTATCTCAAACGCAAGGAAATGACCAGCGTCGGTGATATCTGGGCCGGAGTCTGGGGAGCGCTGGTGCGACAGGGCTTGTTCAAGTTGAGTAAGAGCGATTCACAAAGTCAGAACTGGAGGCCAAACCTTCTGTTGTTCAGTGGCGGTTCTCAGGCCAGGCCCTATCTGATGGAATTCGGAAAATGGACCATCGGACAGATGGGCATGCTGTCTGATTTTGATCTGGTTGAAAATCCGACCGCCAAAATTCTGTTTCCCCGCTCCAAACAGATTGTGGTCTCTGAAGATGAATCCATACCGGGCGTGTTCATCCGCAAACAGGAATGCAAGGATATTTACCAGGGCATTGAAAATATCGCTCAAACGTATGGATTTTCAGGCATTGACCCTAATTCCATTCTGATGGGCTGGGGGGGCGAAACCCGGAACCCTGAAAAATTCGGACACATGATCCAGACCCTGACACAACTGGATTATAATCTGTTGTTTCTTGAATATAATTCTGAACGTGGTTTTGGCGAGCGTAAACAGATTGATGTCTGGTGGCGTGGCGCGGGAAATAATGGAAATCTGAGCCTGATGCTGGTTAAATTTTTGTTATTGTCCCCTGAATGGCGTGATACGACAGTTCGTTTCCTGATCATGACCGAAACCAGCGCCATGGTGGATACCATTTACAAAAACATGAAAAAATTGCTGGATGACGCACGACTGGATGCCACCATCAACATCATCAACAACGCCATTGAACAAAAACCATTTCCCCAAATTTTGTCAGAACAATCAGGCTCAGCGGATCTGACCATTCTGGGAATGCCGTTGATGAATGAGACCAACGCAGGTCAGATGATTAAGTCCACCAACAATCTGCTGTCTTCGCTGGGGCCTACCCTGTTGATTCATGCCTCCTCCTTTTTCAATGAAGTCGCTACGGGCATTGAATGGCATCAAACCTCCGGAGTGACCGGGCAGGAACAGGCTTTGGCGTTGTCCTTGAGTCAGTTTACGGAACATGAAAAAATTGAATTGCCGCCTGACCCGCAGTTGTCGCAGTATATCAACCGGTTGATTGCGCAGATTGAAGAAGCACTGAAACAATATATGGAATTTTATGTATTGCCTCTACGTAAAAAAAATCAGGAACTCATCAATGCGCTGACGGAAGTCGGTTATGCGGGACTGAACCGCTTTTCCAAACAGATTGGAAAAGGCGATGATCTACGAAATAAAAAAATTGTTTCCAAGATACAGGGCGATATTCTGTTTCAATTATTGCGCAACGTTTCTGAATTTGAAGACGAAGCCCTGAAACATCAAATGGAATTCTGGGATAATGGTTTGACCTGGTGGACCGGAACCATCGGCAAACTGATTCAGGATTATCCGGAGTCACTACAGGTGCTTTATCCTGAAGAAAATTTTGAACCCCAACGGCATGATGATTTCAGACTGAAAACGCTTAAATGGGTGACTCGCCAAAAGATACGCTGGCGCCATGTTCCGCCACAAGCCAACTTGTCCCTGAAAGGCTTGATTCATTATTATTTTCAACAGAAACGCGGTTCGACGCTGTGGCCGGGATTGCAGGCTGTGGGTCTTCAGCATTACAAACTTGTCAGGGAACTTCAAAATCTCTGCCATACCATCCGGGACACCCTGGGACACCTGGAAAAGCAGGGAACAGGCAATGCCTTGAATGGAGAACTGATCACCCGTCATGAAACCCGGCTTGAGAAACACCAGGAAGCACTTCAGCAAATCAATGACAGTATGTTTGAACATTATCAGACTCAATTGCTACAATCCTGTGGTAACGCCATTCAATCACTGATTCAGGAAGCCTGGATCCCCGGAAGTTCGGGCCGGTTGAAACAGATGAAAAAGCGCACTCATGAAGAAAACCTGATCGCCGGAATAGATGACTATCCCGCAACCTGGAAACACAATCAGACACTGTTGCTGGAAGTGCTGAAAATGGATTTGTTTCTGGTTTCTTTTCAACGGCGCATGACCATCATTATTCAGAAATTTGAACAGGATCTGCTGCTGAGCATCGAAAACCAGCTTATTGATAAAATTGATGTGTTTGTGGAGGATTTATCCAGAAAAACCCTGAATCCGGTGGCTGAAACTTCCGGCGTCAATGTGGCTCATTATGATGGAAAAATTTCGATTGATACCCATGAACTTGTGGAAAACATGATCAACGAACTGAGACCGGCCCTGGAAACTCTGCCGGAATCCATGGACACCATCAGCAATGTTTCGTTACAATCCTTTCAGGAGGGGCAGTTCAGCAAGATGGAGGTGCTTACCATTTATCTCCGGGAACTGGTCGAGTATTTTATTTATTCAGACTTGATAGAACCACTGGAAGCCTATCTCGAACACGCGGTGCCCCTGCTGGAAAATGCCAATCAGAACATCCATGACACCCGCAGGCTGATACTGTTCAACAGAGGTTCCAGGGAATTGCAAAGCGATGCTGACAGTGACAAAACGCTGGAACTCTGGCTGGAGCAGGAGAAAACCCGCATTTTACGTGAAAAGGAACAAATCACCCTCATCCAGCATGAACTCGATGAATTGTTTGAAAAACAGCTCAAACTGACCTCGGACAAACTCAATCCATTCCTCATCATTCAGTCTTCCCGTGATCTCAAACGTTATATCCGACAACAGGAAGGCAAGCGCATGTTGTCCAATGTGGGTGAGAAACGAGAAAAACTCTACGAAGCCTTTGAATCAACGCTGGTACGTTTGATTTACCATAAAAATGAAAGTTTGCTGAAAGCGCAACGTTGGCAGCAAATGAACCATATTCATGGCGAACTGCATACGGTGCGGAACATTCTGGATACCATGATGCCCGGACATGATGTTCTGAATGCACTGCCCTTTCACTATAAACAATTGTTTCTGGGTGAACACATTCCCAACAAAAACTTCTGGGTGGGAAGAAAAGCCGAATTACGTCAGGCGGAAAAGGCCATTCAACGTTTTCGCGGTGGAACCGGAGGGGTGGTGATGATCAGCGGCAATCGCTATTCCGGAAAAACCGGGCTGACGCACATGATTCTGGAACAATACTGCAAACGTGTTCCGGTTTATCAGATCATTCCGCCCTCCGGAGGCAGTTGCAATGTGTCAGAATTCTGGAACCGCATTTCACTGGCAACCCAAAGTCAGGGATATGAGATGATGGAACATCTTCCCCCCAATTGCGTACTGGTGTTTCATGACATTGAACTCTGGTGGGAACGCAGTCCGGAAGGCATGGCTGTTTTAAGGGAAATCAGCATGATTATGGAAAAATGGGGAAATCGATATCTGATCCTCATGAATATCAATCAACATGCGTTGTCATTTATTTCAAAATTCTGGAACATTCGGGATTATTTGCTGGAACTCATCGAATGCACACCCTTCAACGCAGAAGAACTCAAGGATCTGATCATGCTCAGGCATCGGGCCAGCGGCATTAAGTTTCAACTCAAGGGAACTTCCGAGGAATCCCTGTCACCGCTCAAAATCGCGCGACTCTTCAGTCGGCATTTTGATTATGCCCATGGAAATGTCGGTGATTCCTTGCGCTCGTGGTTGACTCATACCGAGTCCGTTCAGGAAAGTACCTTGAACATCATGGATCCACACCCCCGAAATGCGGAGATCCTGTCCAATTTAACAACAGACCGTCAGATTTTGCTCCTTCAATGGATCTTGCACAAAGCACTGACGACGGAACGTTTGTGCCGGATCATGCGATGGAATGACGCCAAAATTCAGCATGAAATTCATTCCATGAAACGTGCCGGACTGATTGTGGAGCCGGAACATGGTGTATGGACGCTGAACCCCTTCATCACCTCCTGGCTGACACACTGTTTTCGTGATAAGGAGATGTTATGA